From the genome of Ralstonia pickettii, one region includes:
- a CDS encoding urate hydroxylase PuuD, which produces MEGYILDWANLLLRWLHVIVAIAWIGSSFYFVWLDNSLTKPTAPDLKDKGVDGELWAVHGGGFYNPQKYLLAPKQLPDHLHWFYWESYSTWMSGFALLTVVYLFNANVYMIDRSVFDMTATTAVLLALGFLVVGWLVYDTICRVFGKNDRVVGFLVAIYVVIAAFAACHLFSGRAAFLLIGAMIATIMSANVFFWIIPGQRKVVASLKAGEKPDPIHGKRGKQRSVHNTYFTLPVLFAMLSNHYSMTYAAKYNWVVLVLIMLAGVLIRQFFILKHKGVINWGYPAAGVAVLLGVAVWLAPASRPAAPVAETPAATAPAAAAEGSASVPAAAGQATAAAAGGSDFAKVQAVVTARCYQCHSAHPTLMPSPAKGVLLDTPDELGKHAQLVYQQVVQQKLMPLGNVTQITDDERTIIAKWFEGGAKTN; this is translated from the coding sequence ATGGAAGGCTATATCCTCGACTGGGCCAACTTGCTCTTGCGTTGGCTGCACGTGATCGTCGCGATCGCGTGGATCGGTTCGTCGTTCTACTTTGTCTGGCTCGATAACAGCCTGACCAAGCCGACCGCACCGGACCTGAAGGACAAGGGCGTCGACGGCGAGCTGTGGGCCGTGCACGGGGGCGGGTTCTACAACCCGCAGAAGTACCTGCTCGCACCGAAGCAGCTGCCCGATCATCTGCACTGGTTCTACTGGGAGTCTTACTCGACCTGGATGTCGGGCTTTGCTCTGCTGACGGTGGTGTACCTCTTCAACGCCAACGTCTACATGATCGATCGCAGCGTGTTCGACATGACGGCGACCACAGCCGTGCTGCTGGCGCTGGGCTTCCTGGTGGTCGGCTGGCTGGTGTACGACACGATCTGCCGCGTGTTCGGCAAGAACGACCGCGTGGTCGGCTTTCTCGTGGCGATCTACGTGGTGATTGCGGCGTTTGCGGCGTGCCACCTTTTCTCGGGCCGCGCGGCATTCCTGCTGATCGGCGCGATGATCGCAACGATCATGAGCGCCAACGTGTTCTTCTGGATCATCCCGGGGCAACGCAAGGTGGTCGCCTCGCTCAAGGCTGGCGAAAAGCCGGACCCGATCCACGGCAAGCGCGGCAAGCAGCGCAGCGTGCACAACACGTACTTCACGCTGCCGGTGCTGTTCGCCATGCTGTCGAACCACTACAGCATGACGTACGCCGCCAAGTACAACTGGGTTGTGCTCGTGCTGATCATGCTGGCCGGCGTGCTGATCCGTCAGTTCTTCATCCTGAAGCACAAGGGCGTGATCAACTGGGGCTATCCGGCAGCTGGCGTGGCTGTGCTGCTGGGTGTGGCCGTGTGGCTGGCTCCGGCGTCGCGTCCGGCAGCCCCGGTGGCAGAAACCCCGGCGGCGACGGCGCCTGCAGCGGCGGCAGAAGGCAGCGCTTCGGTACCGGCTGCAGCAGGCCAGGCCACTGCGGCAGCTGCCGGCGGTTCGGACTTCGCCAAAGTACAGGCAGTCGTTACCGCGCGGTGCTACCAATGTCACTCGGCACATCCTACCCTGATGCCTTCACCGGCTAAGGGCGTGTTGCTCGATACGCCGGACGAACTGGGCAAGCATGCGCAGCTCGTCTACCAGCAGGTCGTCCAGCAGAAGCTGATGCCGTTGGGCAACGTGACGCAAATCACCGACGACGAGCGCACCATCATTGCCAAGTGGTTCGAAGGCGGCGCCAAGACGAACTGA
- the uraH gene encoding hydroxyisourate hydrolase translates to MGRLTTHVLDTAAGTPGQNLAIALFKIVDNQRQPIKSVRTNHDGRCAAPLLEGDALQTGVYELDFSVGEYYRAAGVKLPEPAFLDVVTLRFGVADTSAHYHVPLLVSPWSYSTYRGS, encoded by the coding sequence ATGGGACGCTTGACCACCCATGTGCTCGACACCGCTGCAGGCACGCCGGGCCAAAACCTGGCGATCGCACTGTTCAAAATTGTCGACAATCAGCGGCAACCGATCAAGTCGGTCCGCACCAATCACGATGGCCGTTGCGCTGCGCCGCTGCTTGAAGGCGACGCGCTGCAAACCGGCGTGTATGAGCTGGACTTCAGCGTGGGCGAGTACTACCGCGCTGCCGGCGTGAAACTCCCCGAGCCCGCGTTCCTGGACGTGGTGACCCTGCGCTTCGGCGTGGCCGATACCAGCGCGCACTACCACGTGCCGCTGCTGGTGTCGCCGTGGTCGTATTCGACCTATCGCGGTAGCTAA